The nucleotide window TGGTACGCCTGAAAAAGCCTCTCTTTCTCGGCGGCTCCTCCCAGGTGCTTCTGACCACGGCCTTCGTCTTCGCCCTCACCTTCTGGTGGTGCGGGCCGCGGCTCGGCATCGTGTACGGATGCATGGTCACGCTTTCCTCCACGGCCATAGTGCTGAGCATACTGCAGCAGAAGGCGCTCACCGAATCTCCTCAGGGGCAGGTCTGCCTTGCGGTGCTCATCTTTCAGGATCTCGCCATCGTGCCCATGGTGCTCATCTTTCCCCTGCTCGCAGGCGGCCTGGAGCTCGACATGAATTCCATGCTCTTTGCCGCAGGCAAGGGGCTTTTCGTCATCGGCGGCATTCTGCTCTTCGGCAAGTTCATCCTGCACCGCCTCATGTTCAGCATCGTGCGCACGCGCAGCCGCGAACTCATGCTCATGGCCACGCTGGGCCTCTGCCTCGCCGTGGCGCTTATGACCTCATGGCTGGGGCTTTCCCTGGCGCTGGGGGCGTTTCTGGCCGGTCTCATGATGGCGGAGTCGGAGTACAGCCTCAACACGCTGGAAAGCATCATGCCCTTCAAGGAAGTCTTTTCCAGCATATTCTTCATTTCCGTGGGGATGCTGCTCAACGTGAACTTCTTCCTCTCCCACCTGCCCGTCATCGCCCTGTGCGCGGCGGGGATCATCGCGGCCAAGATACTCATGGCCGTCCCCTCCGTGCTCGTGCTGAAATACTCCCTGCGCACGGCGCTGCTTGCGGCATTCAGTCTTGCACAGGTGGGGGAATTCTCCTTCGTTCTGGCCAAGTCGGCCCTCGGACTCGAACTCATCGGCAACGACGCCTATCAGATCTTCCTCGCCGCCAGCATTCTGACCATGGTGCTCACGCCCCTGCTCATCGGCATCGCACCGCGGGCTGCGGGCATCATTCTGAAAAGACCCGACGTGCAGACGACGGAGGTTGCCGGAGAAGAAGCGGAAAACGAAACTGCGGCAGCCCCCGGCATCATCCGCGACGGAAGGCTTCTCAAGGATCACCTCATCATCATCGGCTTCGGCATCGGCGGGCAGATCATGGCGCACGGCGCAAAGCGTTGCGGCATTCCCTACATCATTTCCGAAATGAACCCCGACACCGTGGCTCGCTTCCGCGACACGGAACCCATACGACACGGCGACGCCTCCTTCCCCCTGGTGCTCGCACATCTCGGCGCGGCCACGGCAAGAACGCTCGCCATTCTCACCTCCGACCCGGCGGGAAGCCGCGCCATCATCGCCAACGCTCGGGCCATGAATCCTTCGCTGCACATCATCGTGCGCACGCGCTTTCTGGGCAATCTGAATTCCTACAAGGAAGTGGGAGCCAACGAGGTCATTCCCGAAGAATTCGAGACCTCGCTGGAGGTGTTCGCCCGCGTGCTCAACCACTATCTCGTTCCGCGCCAGACCATTGACGAATACGTCTTTGCCATACGCCGCGAAAACTACGGTATGCAGCGCAGGCTGGACATGGGCGGCTCCATCATGGAAAGCCTGCCCGACCTTCAGCTTCAGGCCTATACCGTGGAGGAAGGCTCTCCCCTGGCGGGCAGAACCATTGCGGAAGCCGCGCTGCGCAAGGAACACGACGTTACGGCCGCAGGCATCCGGCGGGGAGAGGAAATCAACAACAATCCCAGCGCGCAGACGCTTCTTCTCGCCGGAGACGTGGTGTACCTGCTGGCGACGCAGGAGGCCATGACCCGGGCCGCGCGGCTCTTCCGGGCCGAAGGGAGCAGCGGCGCATGACGGGCGGACGGGACCGGCCTTCCGGGCTCGCCGCTCTTGACGAAGACGGACGGCGGGAATACTGGGCCGCCCTGGCCCTGCGCTGCTGCGCGGGGCTCGGCAGCCGCGGCACCTGCCTTCTGCTCCG belongs to Mailhella massiliensis and includes:
- a CDS encoding cation:proton antiporter; translation: MEELILHEIVVLFILSIIVVLACLRFRLPSIVGFLLTGVLCGPSALGLIPSPEAVDMMAEVGVAFLMFTIGMELSGKELVRLKKPLFLGGSSQVLLTTAFVFALTFWWCGPRLGIVYGCMVTLSSTAIVLSILQQKALTESPQGQVCLAVLIFQDLAIVPMVLIFPLLAGGLELDMNSMLFAAGKGLFVIGGILLFGKFILHRLMFSIVRTRSRELMLMATLGLCLAVALMTSWLGLSLALGAFLAGLMMAESEYSLNTLESIMPFKEVFSSIFFISVGMLLNVNFFLSHLPVIALCAAGIIAAKILMAVPSVLVLKYSLRTALLAAFSLAQVGEFSFVLAKSALGLELIGNDAYQIFLAASILTMVLTPLLIGIAPRAAGIILKRPDVQTTEVAGEEAENETAAAPGIIRDGRLLKDHLIIIGFGIGGQIMAHGAKRCGIPYIISEMNPDTVARFRDTEPIRHGDASFPLVLAHLGAATARTLAILTSDPAGSRAIIANARAMNPSLHIIVRTRFLGNLNSYKEVGANEVIPEEFETSLEVFARVLNHYLVPRQTIDEYVFAIRRENYGMQRRLDMGGSIMESLPDLQLQAYTVEEGSPLAGRTIAEAALRKEHDVTAAGIRRGEEINNNPSAQTLLLAGDVVYLLATQEAMTRAARLFRAEGSSGA